Proteins encoded by one window of Nitrospira sp.:
- a CDS encoding universal stress protein, translated as MKLLLAIDGSDQSYEAVRALKYLARAEELHLLHILDVPSPAYPMMVPEVAQELYTTIERTMREDGARLLDRIVSLLPMNCGPVTKQMEIGSPADRIVEYAAQHQIDLILVGARGLGPIKERLIGSVSHRVLTFSKSAVLILPNFVKSLTHVLLPLQGSQDAERALLFLRQYPFREAVTITALTVLPQTRPPWPVDAVAEREMEGQALRSAESFINSVAADLKHMGYSTHAKSTLGVPVEAILQEAKAISADLLMMGSRGRHGLSRMVLGSVAHAVLHHAPCPLLVFH; from the coding sequence ATGAAATTACTGCTGGCCATCGATGGATCAGATCAATCGTATGAGGCGGTTCGTGCGCTCAAGTACCTGGCCCGGGCCGAAGAACTGCATCTCCTGCATATCCTGGATGTCCCGTCACCGGCCTATCCGATGATGGTGCCGGAAGTCGCGCAAGAACTCTATACGACCATCGAGCGCACGATGCGTGAAGATGGCGCACGGTTGCTGGATCGTATCGTGTCGCTCCTGCCGATGAACTGTGGTCCCGTGACCAAACAGATGGAGATCGGCTCACCAGCCGATCGGATCGTGGAGTATGCAGCGCAGCATCAGATCGATCTCATTCTTGTCGGGGCACGCGGGCTTGGACCGATCAAGGAACGGCTGATCGGCAGCGTCTCTCATCGGGTGCTGACCTTCTCCAAGAGCGCCGTCCTGATCCTGCCGAACTTTGTGAAGTCCCTAACGCATGTACTGCTGCCGCTGCAAGGGTCGCAAGACGCCGAGCGAGCGCTCCTGTTTCTCCGACAGTATCCATTCCGGGAAGCGGTCACGATCACTGCGCTCACGGTGCTCCCGCAGACCAGGCCGCCGTGGCCGGTCGACGCCGTCGCGGAGCGCGAAATGGAAGGCCAGGCGCTCCGGAGCGCCGAAAGCTTCATCAACTCCGTGGCCGCGGATCTGAAACACATGGGCTACAGCACTCATGCGAAATCAACATTGGGCGTTCCGGTCGAAGCGATTCTCCAAGAGGCCAAAGCCATCAGTGCCGATCTGCTGATGATGGGGTCCCGCGGTCGCCACGGGCTGAGCCGGATGGTGCTCGGCAGCGTCGCGCATGCCGTCCTTCATCATGCGCCATGTCCACTCTTGGTCTTCCACTAG